From the genome of Paracoccus seriniphilus, one region includes:
- a CDS encoding oligopeptide/dipeptide ABC transporter ATP-binding protein has translation MSKPLLDVHDLRVTFQIRSQGDLPWTSPRPLHAVNGIDFTLNPGETLGVVGESGCGKSTLARALIGLAPATGRAEWIDGKDLLGLSPRQMMRYRSDIQMVFQDPLASLNPRMTVGQIIAEPLKTHHPGLSSAEVKERVKAMMGKVGLLPNQINRYPHEFSGGQCQRIGIARALIVEPKLIICDEPVSALDVSIQAQVINLLIRLQRELGLALVFIAHDLSVVKHISDRVMVLYLGKVMEIASSDDLYAAPQHPYTQALLSAVPVPDPQHDPATSVVPLSGDLPSPMSPPSGCVFRTRCPRAQPRCAAEVPVLGGDGDHKCACHFPGPLTDEEIARARAAEAA, from the coding sequence ATGAGTAAGCCCCTGCTTGACGTGCATGATCTGCGCGTGACCTTTCAAATCCGTTCGCAAGGCGATCTTCCCTGGACCAGCCCGCGCCCGCTTCATGCGGTCAATGGCATCGATTTCACCCTCAACCCCGGCGAAACCCTGGGCGTCGTTGGGGAATCGGGATGCGGCAAATCCACGCTGGCACGGGCCCTGATCGGGCTGGCCCCGGCCACCGGGCGCGCCGAATGGATCGATGGCAAGGATCTGCTTGGCCTGTCGCCACGACAGATGATGCGCTATCGCAGCGACATCCAGATGGTCTTTCAGGACCCTCTGGCCAGTCTGAATCCGCGCATGACCGTGGGGCAGATCATTGCCGAGCCACTGAAGACCCATCATCCGGGCCTCTCCTCTGCCGAGGTCAAGGAACGCGTCAAGGCGATGATGGGCAAGGTCGGCCTGCTGCCCAATCAGATCAACCGCTATCCCCATGAATTCAGTGGCGGCCAGTGCCAGCGCATCGGCATTGCCCGCGCGCTGATCGTGGAGCCAAAGCTGATCATCTGCGACGAGCCGGTTTCGGCGCTGGATGTCTCGATTCAGGCTCAGGTCATCAATCTGCTGATCCGTCTGCAGCGCGAACTTGGGCTGGCGCTGGTCTTCATTGCCCATGACCTGTCCGTGGTCAAACATATCAGCGATCGGGTGATGGTGCTGTATCTGGGCAAGGTGATGGAGATCGCATCATCCGACGATCTCTATGCCGCGCCACAGCACCCCTATACACAGGCGCTGCTGTCGGCCGTTCCCGTCCCCGATCCGCAGCATGATCCGGCGACAAGCGTCGTGCCGCTCAGCGGGGATCTGCCTTCGCCGATGAGCCCGCCCTCGGGATGTGTCTTTCGTACCCGCTGCCCGCGCGCCCAGCCTCGATGCGCGGCAGAGGTGCCGGTTCTGGGCGGCGACGGCGATCACAAGTGCGCCTGCCATTTCCCCGGCCCGCTGACCGACGAGGAAATCGCCCGCGCCCGCGCTGCCGAGGCAGCCTGA
- a CDS encoding oligopeptide/dipeptide ABC transporter ATP-binding protein — protein MALLEIDNLSVRFATNDGEVQAVNQVTLSVEAGETLGIVGESGSGKSQLSFALMGLLARNGRALGSVRLDGEEILNAPPRVLNRIRAEKIAMIFQDPMTSLNPYMRVADQMAEVLTLHKGISKRQAVAESVQMLDAVKIPDAKRRVRLYPHEFSGGMRQRVMIAMALLCHPQLLIADEPTTALDVTVQAQIMTLLADLQRDFGMAMILITHDLGVVAGSCERVAVMYGGRIREEGPVGTLFSEPAHPYTQGLLHAIPRIDQKGEELAAIPGSPPNMTRPPAGCAFEPRCPYRREECATLPPPLEQFAPGRARACFAPLEDVLARRETAPLPDDDGTMPAPQPQQAMPRAAVAGAAMAATPGKVDDHE, from the coding sequence ATGGCCTTGCTTGAAATCGACAATCTTTCGGTCCGTTTTGCCACCAATGATGGCGAGGTTCAGGCCGTCAATCAGGTCACGCTTTCGGTCGAGGCCGGTGAAACGCTTGGCATCGTCGGAGAATCCGGCAGCGGCAAATCCCAGCTGTCCTTTGCGCTGATGGGGCTGTTGGCCAGAAATGGCCGGGCACTGGGCAGCGTGCGTCTGGACGGTGAAGAGATATTGAACGCCCCGCCCAGGGTGCTGAACCGCATTCGTGCCGAAAAGATCGCCATGATCTTCCAGGACCCGATGACCTCGCTGAACCCCTATATGCGGGTCGCCGACCAGATGGCCGAGGTTCTGACCCTGCACAAGGGCATCTCGAAACGGCAGGCCGTGGCGGAATCGGTGCAGATGCTGGACGCGGTCAAGATCCCCGATGCCAAGCGCCGGGTGCGGCTGTATCCGCATGAGTTCAGCGGCGGGATGCGCCAGCGGGTCATGATCGCCATGGCGCTGCTGTGTCACCCGCAATTGCTGATCGCCGATGAACCGACAACCGCGCTGGATGTGACCGTTCAGGCCCAGATCATGACCCTGCTGGCGGATCTGCAGCGCGACTTCGGCATGGCGATGATCCTGATCACCCATGATCTGGGCGTGGTCGCCGGATCATGCGAACGCGTCGCCGTCATGTATGGCGGGCGCATCCGCGAAGAAGGGCCGGTCGGAACGCTGTTTTCCGAACCCGCGCACCCCTATACGCAGGGACTGCTGCACGCCATTCCCCGCATCGACCAGAAGGGCGAGGAACTGGCCGCTATCCCTGGCTCTCCCCCCAATATGACACGCCCGCCCGCGGGATGTGCATTCGAGCCGCGCTGCCCCTATCGGCGCGAGGAATGTGCCACCCTGCCCCCGCCGCTGGAGCAATTTGCACCCGGACGCGCCCGCGCCTGTTTTGCCCCGCTGGAGGATGTCCTTGCCCGGCGCGAAACCGCGCCCCTGCCCGATGACGATGGCACGATGCCGGCGCCGCAACCCCAACAGGCCATGCCCCGCGCCGCCGTCGCCGGGGCAGCCATGGCCGCAACCCCCGGCAAGGTGGATGACCATGAGTAA
- a CDS encoding ABC transporter permease subunit produces the protein MRSLAARMAEDEVKGRSPWADARKRFLRNKAAMTGLVILILVALFALLGNQFAAWSNEELDFTVMGQVATLGAPSLENGHYFGTDDLGRDLFARTVQGTQISLMVGIVGAAIAVIVGTLYGATAGYVGGRTDQLMMRAVDILMSIPYMFVLILLLVMFGRSIAMLFLGIGLISWLDMSRIVRGQTLSLKNREFIEAARATGVPSWKIILRHIVPNLLGVVAVYATLLVPLMILTESFISFLGLGVQEPLTSWGALISEGAGTMNYGTLWQLAFPLFFFVITLFGFFFVGDGLRDALDPKDR, from the coding sequence ATGCGGTCTCTGGCCGCGCGCATGGCCGAGGACGAGGTCAAGGGCCGCAGCCCCTGGGCCGATGCGCGCAAGCGCTTTCTGCGCAACAAGGCGGCCATGACCGGGCTGGTCATTCTGATCCTTGTGGCGCTGTTTGCCTTGCTGGGCAATCAGTTCGCGGCATGGTCGAACGAAGAGCTGGACTTTACCGTGATGGGCCAGGTCGCAACCCTTGGCGCACCCTCGCTGGAAAACGGCCATTATTTCGGCACTGATGATCTGGGCCGCGATCTCTTTGCCCGCACCGTGCAGGGCACGCAGATCAGCCTGATGGTCGGCATTGTCGGCGCCGCCATCGCGGTGATCGTCGGCACGCTTTACGGCGCGACGGCGGGCTATGTCGGCGGGCGCACCGATCAGCTGATGATGCGGGCGGTCGATATCCTGATGTCGATCCCCTACATGTTCGTGCTGATCCTGCTGCTGGTGATGTTCGGGCGGTCGATCGCGATGCTGTTCCTGGGCATCGGGCTGATCTCGTGGCTGGACATGTCGCGAATCGTCCGCGGCCAGACCCTGTCGCTGAAGAACCGCGAGTTCATCGAGGCCGCGCGCGCCACCGGCGTACCTTCGTGGAAGATCATCCTGCGTCATATCGTGCCCAATCTTCTGGGCGTGGTCGCCGTCTATGCCACGCTGCTGGTGCCACTGATGATCCTGACCGAAAGCTTCATCAGCTTTCTTGGTCTTGGCGTGCAGGAACCCCTGACCTCATGGGGGGCGCTGATTTCCGAAGGCGCGGGCACAATGAATTACGGCACGCTGTGGCAGCTTGCCTTCCCGCTGTTCTTCTTTGTCATCACGCTGTTCGGCTTTTTCTTCGTGGGCGATGGCCTGCGTGACGCCCTTGATCCGAAGGACCGCTGA